A part of Astyanax mexicanus isolate ESR-SI-001 chromosome 2, AstMex3_surface, whole genome shotgun sequence genomic DNA contains:
- the ppp2caa gene encoding protein phosphatase 2 catalytic subunit alpha a, producing MDEKVFTKELDQWIEQLNECKQLSENQVKILCEKAKEILSKESNVQEVRCPVTVCGDVHGQFHDLMELFKIGGKSPDTNYLFMGDYVDRGYYSVETVTLLVSLKVRYRERITILRGNHESRQITQVYGFYDECLRKYGNANVWKYFTDLFDYLPLTALVDTQIFCLHGGLSPSIDTLDHIRALDRIQEVPHEGPMCDLLWSDPDDRGGWGISPRGAGYTFGQDISETFNHANCLTLVSRAHQLVMEGYNWCHERNVVTIFSAPNYCYRCGNQAAIMELDDTLKYSFLQFDPAPRRGEPHVTRRTPDYFL from the exons ATGGACGAGAAGGTGTTCACTAAGGAGCTGGATCAGTGGATCGAGCAGCTGAACGAGTGCAAGCAGCTCTCAGAAAACCAAGTGAAAATCTTATGCGAAAAA GCGAAAGAAATTTTATCGAAGGAGTCCAACGTTCAGGAGGTGCGCTGCCCCGTCACAGTGTGTGGAGATGTCCACGGCCAGTTCCACGACCTCATGGAGCTCTTTAAGATCGGCGGAAAATCACCAGACACCAACTATCTCTTCATGGGAGACTATGTGGACCGAGGCTATTACTCTGTAGAGACTGTCACACTGCTAGTGTCCTTAAAG GTTCGTTATAGAGAGAGAATCACCATCCTCAGAGGGAATCACGAGAGCCGGCAGATCACGCAGGTCTACGGCTTCTACGACGAGTGTCTGAGGAAATACGGCAACGCTAACGTGTGGAAATATTTCACAGACCTGTTTGACTACCTTCCTCTCACAGCCCTGGTGGACACACAG ATCTTCTGTCTCCATGGAGGACTTTCCCCGTCCATTGATACCCTGGATCATATCCGAGCGCTGGACCGCATTCAGGAGGTCCCACACGAG GGTCCTATGTGTGATCTGCTGTGGTCAGACCCTGATGACCGCGGCGGCTGGGGGATTTCTCCCAGAGGAGCCGGATACACCTTCGGACAGGACATCTCCGAAACCTTCAATCACGCTAACTGCCTGACCCTCGTGTCCCGAGCCCACCAGCTAGTAATGGAG GGATACAACTGGTGTCACGAGCGAAACGTCGTTACCATCTTCAGTGCTCCAAATTACTGCTATCGCTGTGGAAATCAGGCGGCTATTATGGAACTGGATGACACGCTCAAGTATTCATT TTTGCAGTTTGATCCTGCACCAAGAAGAGGCGAGCCACACGTCACCCGCCGTACTCCAGACTACTTCCTGTAG